The genome window aaaagatgtgtctttaatctagatttaaattgggagggTTAAATTCGAATAGTATCAGGTAGGCTTTTCCCATTTCAGGTATATTTTGGAACCCAAAATTGATGTCTAAAACTCACTTCCACAATGCTCATtacagaatattacagtgttgACAACACCCATGTCATCTTATCTTGAGATAACAAGAGTTTACTCaaaaaacagggcgagtcagcatTTAGCCATTACACCCACCCGCCCAACCGGAACctcttccagaagacatcaggcGTTCACCAACAGAAGCTaattaaatccagattaaaaacacacttgtttatcTTTGCATCCCAACCGGAGCACTGTGCTGgcttacatcaactgcacttctatttctaatttattttatttatacttattctttgtatatatacagtacatttttttacacaattttattgctgttttattgtttcttaaaaatctaaagtatttgtgatcttaaatcatttgcatttatgtaaagcactttgaattgcccttgtgtataaaatgtgcattataaataaacttgccttgcctaatcTGAAATCAATGTGactattacaattattattttctttagttttgCAATAATAGTGAATCTCAAGTTTGTTCAGCAAATAAAAGATTAAGGTGATTCTAATCTCAGTTTATTTGGCGTCCAAAGTCATTTATTAGTCTGGTTTGTTCAGATggtgttttacagtttttcgAAGAAATTGTCAAGGATCACAAGATGTTTCAGGCcataacattatatatattttgtaattagGGTCTTATAGGtcaaaatcataatttttgtcaaatatattttgtggaGTCCCACAGGGTGAACATATGATTTCCCATCATTTACCAGTATGAAAACCAAATATACATTCGCCAAAAAAGGAATTGAATTATGTGAATtgctaacaacatttctttttacattttgcagaaagtgaaaactggagaagcgtaaaataacaaaaagaataTTACATATTcccttttaagcaatacaacagtcatatttctacatgtatttaggaaaagtaaaataaaatgtaatgaccttgatttttatcacagttttcatgggCATTGTCATGCGGTCAGTCTTTCACactgctgttggatgactttgtcacttctAAGGttcaaacactggactggaatgaccaaaaatacatctagaaattgtgatttgaaattaaaattagGAACGGTCTCTTAGTTTTTGGCATAATCCTGCTTTTCTTTTGGTGAGAactatgttgtttatttattttaaagctaaATAGTCGCTTTCCACAGCATgccattattaaaaaattacttttatgtGTAGATAAATCTTGAGTCGATTCTGTTAGCGTACCTTTCgttaccttcaaatttgtggaATTATCTAGCACAACTATGCCTAAGGTAAACTACCTACAAGGAATTGTCACTTTCCCTATCCGACAAGATCTAAAGACTTGTAAGGCATATGTGCTCTTTTCTCTTGAAATATTGTAATCTAAGAAGTACTGGCGCCAAGagtttttttctaatatgtCAAAACTGTTTCATAGGAAAATAAGAACTGATCATTGATCCCGGTGTAGattatttaagatattttaaccACAATTTAATATCACATGCTAGCAAGTGCAGTTTCTCAGTAAACTTAAAATAGTCAATTCTGTTACCAAGGTGGACATGTATATAACAGAATTGAGAGAtatgtgtgtatgagagagggAAGTGTTTTTGAAAGGGAAAGTGTATATCCAATTATACAATCACccatacacacatttttagGAACATCTAATGTGCCTTAAACGTTTGGATAGTACTGTTAATAATCCTACTTTCTTCTCATTTCCAGTGTCTTTTACTGTCAAAGTGCCAACCAGACCTATTAAGGTGGTCCGTGGGGCGACCGCTTTTCTGCCTTGTGAATTCACACCAGACCCCGATCTCTCAAAGCTGGTGGTAACGTGGCAGCGAGTGGAGGACAAACGTGTTGTTCACAGCTATTACTACCAACAGGACCAGCTGGACCGACAAAGCTCAGATTATAGAAAGCGCACAGAGTTAAATCACAAGCAGATTGAGGAAGGAAATGCCACGCTGGCAATATCAAACTTTACACAGGAAGACAAAGGCGAGTACCTGTGCGTAGTAACCAACAACTTGGGATCAGAAAGAGGAGTGGTGCGGCTGATCTATGTGGGTATGTAATATAAATTTCCATTTGGTGTTAAAATACTTGATTTTATCTAAACTTGCTCACAGCACTAACAGCGATGAATATCTCAGAGAGCGACGAACAAGCAgtcaaaacatttctttctttgacATGCCAACTGGCTATGTAACCACAATGTCCTTGGACTCCGAATAGGACACGAGTCACACGACCATGCAGTTGTAGAAAAACAAGTGGTACATTTTTTGCGGTTCCATGTTTACCGGCACAGATGAAGGCGTAAATGGCAGGGTTTAAAACAATTCTTTGTGGTTTCTTTAGCCTACTATTCAGAGCCGAGGTTAAGCATCCATCTCAACCCCAACGATGTGACCATCCAATACGAGACTGAAGGATTTCCAAAGCCAGAGGTGGTGTGGCAGGACTCAGGAGGCCAGAATCTCCCTGACCAGTCGAATGTCTTGTCTGAAGATAAAGGTCTTTTCTTCTTAAGAAGCAGTTATGTTACAAAGAATCCAGCATTTAACATCACCTTCACTCTGAAAAACCCTGCAGTTTATCAGGAAATGCAGAGACATGTGAATTTCAGCAAAGGTGAGCATAACCACATCGTGCCAAACCGCTGCGGGAGGAAAGAAACATATGTGTAGTTCAAGGGAGCCAAATTCTTGACCATGGACATCTGCTGTTCTGCAAATACAGACGGCGGTCATTTTTCTCGTATCCTGaatgactttaaaatatgtttgtctGGGAGCTGAACTCTGCAGAACAGCAGATCTCCAAGAGCACGAATGGGCACACCCAGAGTAGTGGTTTATACAGTAGATGTACTTCAAGTTCATGTTGTTTGTggaatatttacatgttttcacTGTGAATCCAGGAATAACCTCAAATAGAAGTTTTAAGAAGCGTAGAAAGTAAAAGCCTTATagttattaaagggacagttcacccaaaaatggaaattctgtcataatttactcactgtcGGATTGTTcaagaactgtatagaaaacacaaaggaaggaatttggaagaatgtcactaACCAGACAGATAACACCTCCCTTTACTGCCAtagcagggaaaataaatactatgggggTCAATGgaagatgagatctgtttggttattcttcctttgtgtttggcagaacaaagaaatttatacaggtttcgaataaataatgacagaacttaAATTTTTTAGTGAATTTTCCCTTTATGTCTCAACAAGCTGGAACaagtttaaaatcttttaatgtTTCTCAATGCTTTAGATGAAACACGTGTGTGCTTGAAGACTAACCGTGTTTTGAGACTGGGTGGGACTATTGTTTAATATAAGACTTAACAAAACATAGCCTTAAGGTGTGCAATTCTATTCACCGCTTTCTCATTTTACTGTATGAAGACAGCTTCAGACATGATGCAAGAATCAACTTGTTCAATGATGCATGTTAGGCCAGATGCAAAACAGTTTTCATGTTAAATTTATCATAGGTCTTGCCCAACTTATTTTTCAGGTTGACTGTGCATATCCTCTGTCTGTTACAGATAATTTTACATGACTCCcaatatttatttcatcattGGATATCCTGTTTAATTCTGTCTCGCAAGTGAAAGGTTTCCTTGTTGTGATATTCTGTCTTTTTATATTGCAGATGGAAACACAGGCATTCATATATCTGTTGTGATTCTTGCCATTATGTGTGTCACCTTCATGTTCTCTACCAGTGTTCTGTTATGGTTACACTGCAGTAACAAGCAGAAACAACTTCATGATATGATGGAATTGCCCAACTCAAATTATAATTGTAAATGAGCAGAGACATTtctgcttgatttttttattttattttggttttctgctgctgggttactcaaaaaacaGTGACTTTCTCACCTCAAAAAgtcaaaaaatgtcatttcGGTTTTCATGCCTAAACATTTATGATTAGTATTCACCTGCATGATAACATTGTTACCAATAATAACGGGCAACTTGAATCTTGTTCCTTATTTAGTGATTTTATCGTACATATTATTTGCATATCCACTGAAAAAATGGATACtttaaatttacttaattaaattatggacagtggttccacacaacagaaatatgtTATCTCTATTCAAAGAATGTATGATGAACTAAACTGAGTAAACTTAAACAACCATGTCCAAATAACTTGAATCAATTAAGTTCATCCTACTAAAAGTATTTAAGTAGAGATAACGTGTTTCCATTGTGTGGAACCAGTGTCCATAGTTGATTTATGTTAGTTTAAGGTAAGTTACTTTCTGGTATGGCTgttattttttaacacacacTAAATGAGCTAAATATATAGCTTTTCTTTGCTAGAAGTTAGccagaagttttttttaacacatactGCATACCCCAAGTACTTGTTCTTccattaaaaacaacttaaaatctGGTTAGCCGGTCCCCTCCCCAAGCGCATGCTCTACACTTTACCACAATGGTGATTCCCCAAAAACATTGAGCTACCAGAAACTCtattaaatagaaatattaaagagtattaaacatgaaaaaatatccccattttataattttgataaaagatgtataaaatcacattttattgcaAATTTTACTCTCCCTATTCAGCCACGTGCAAAGCATGACAGGAAGTGGAAATCCTGTTCCTAGTTTCTATAACGCTACTTTAATACAACTTAGCTTCAAATATTTGTTGACCTACTTGattgaaacattttcatttaaaatgtaagcaTTTACCTTATCCAAAGCATTACTGTTTTTAGTCCGTTTAACATAATGCAATTGTGTTTGAACATAAACCCAATGCAATggtgttaaaacaaaatgaattgtttaaataaagtgaacagTATCGTAAAATCATTTGTAACCAGTGACGACAACACCAGTGACAAATTTTCATGAAAGGCTAATTTTCCAAAATGATGGCTAAGGCACCTCAAAAGCACACTAAAACCTATACACAATAACGataaacattttttcttttacaaaaaaaatccttcatACTGACGAAAACCAAAGCAACACCAATGACGCTCTTAAAGGACCACACCAAAAAGCgacattgtaaataaaatctCTAACCTATATTAAGGAAAGGGACACTCACCATGTGTGTTTGAACAGAGCAGACCTTTGACcttatttgcttatttttattctttcaaaataaTAGTTTGTGTAACCAATGAAACAGAAGCAAAGgacagatatatttttttcattatttatattaataaataattattttggtttgcatttttatgcatttattggGTACTACATTCGTGTTTAATTggttaactttatttaaaaaaaatatgaaaaggaAAAGTTTGTACACCACACAAAAGAGTTAAACATAGGGAGGGCGGACACTTGTTTTTGTAAGtacaaattcaattcaaatttatttagaAAGAAAATATAGAACGCTATAAAAACTTAAATAGCAATCATCATCATAAAAAGGTGCTTgcatattttcatttggaagCTTTTAACATGCTTGTAAAGTGTAGGGACAGGTTTgtgaccatatttggaaaattACCCTGCTCTTTTAGAGACTGAGTCCCTTACTGAGATCAAGTATATGACACATTCCTTTTCaagttgtatttaattttagttttctgCCTCTCTTTAAGACACTCTGTAATTGAgatcattcttttttttattgtctgcctggtttgtgtgtatttgaggCATGGATGAAACATATTGATGGAAGCCTTAGAAGTTAAGAGGTGTCACTTCAAGACCACAAACACTgctgaaatattattattaataagacTGAATGTACAAATGGTTCTTTCTGTCTGAATAGGTTAATTTATTGAATGATTTTGTAACCCAAAGTGTATCTGATCAAgttggaaaacattttttggttTCAACTCATCTTTGAAAGGCAGCCGAGGGTCTTCTATCGCAccgaaggggcttatttcgcgataacagtCGGCAGCTAGTACATTATctcgcttattacacggctacttgccacatgagaaaaaaatctggacatgaaatgtgaatttgaaatatttaactAGCTCAATTTTTACCCAATGCAGATGCTATTCAGATGTCACGAACAGgaaatttggtttaatcatttgtaaatataaagtcATATGTGTTATTGAAAGATATGTTCCTATTTCATTAGTCAAAAATACTTGTCCAAAGGATTTGCTGTATCTGGGTTTctatgtgtttttagttttgagaggtGGATATAAGGTAATAATGCaccggccaatcagaatcaagcattccaacaagcTGTTTCATAACCTAAAATAAGTCTCAATTTATAGGTTTGATTAACAGTATGAAATGAGACGAGTAACGCAAACATTTTATATCTTTGACTTTATTTACCTCATTACAAACAATGTCTACGACTGAAAATGTAAAGCTGCTGCTTCGTGTAACgcgtttataaataaaaccatacatatttttatgatgtattcaacatttaaaattacctaaaaataataaaaagcacGTATCTGAAATTATAAAGGTATAATGGTTACCTTGTGTagtgcaaaatatatttttttactgaaaaataaagTCAACCTTAACGTAAACGTACAGTATTTCAGGTGTCCATACTTCGTAAAAGGTAGAATCTTTTAAAACCATGTCAAGACTTTAAATATCAATTATGACGAAGATCTCTGATTTCTCCTTGTCATGAACCTGCATGGCAGAGTAGGTGATTGCCTTCACTTCCGTGCCCTGTGAAACAGAAATGAACATGTCATGAACTTAAAAATGGCAACATTGGCTCAACCAAACGCATTCATTAGACGAGGAGACATCTGTTAAAACACAGacagtcattttttattcagttgTGTAATAAATTTACCTTATAAAAACACTGTCTGTATAtaatttgagtgttttatttGAGCATTTAAACATCCATTGACCTTAACAACAATGAAAGTGAGGTCTTgaaactaataaaatgtttcaaaatgttctgctttaaaatgtcaaacaatTGCAATGTAAAATCATTCTCACATAAGATTAGTTAACTAATAACTAATGCTAAAGGGGTCATGCGttgcgaatacgtgtttttctgtgtctttggtgtgttataagttgctctGAGATTGTACGAATCTTGAGTTACCATGTGCCTGTTTTGCCATTAGGAAATACATGTCCTGTTGAATGATTACAGTACACGACAGACTTCATGTCGGTGTATGATTTAAGATCAGCCAATGTATACAGAACTCACGTATTGTTGAGCATTACACTTTAATGTGCATGATGATGGATGATGGCTGAAGTGTGGCTATGCCAATGATTAGCACTAGCCCACTTCCTCTTTTAACTTCACATATACTTGGCCTTTCTGAATAAAGATTTGACTCTGATTGaaactgcacttctgtgtctgtaTCATTCTTGGTCCATGGAACCAAACTTGTGTTTCATCGACTTGACTCTTAAACGTTATACCTAGACAAAAGTTAGATCTAAATTGGATCCTAACAGTTGCCCGTGCATGTAGTAGACacattaaattgcaaaaattgaagtgtcggaacaaaaagATGTaatctatctaaaagcgaatgcacacccagacctgcctgaaacgcctcgtgtaaccacacccccacaaatctacgtcagatcgtggtatgatttgaccgagaccacccaaatgtatacacaagtaaggtgggcgtacctgtcagaaCAATTCAAGAagaacctgatgtttcaaatatggtaagaggcgttacatttccgtcacaagcttgcagtattccaccaattaCTACGCACTGGCCAATCAttgcacacctcgcttttcagagccaggAGCTTTGCAAAAAATCagcgcatttcagagaggcggggcaaagaggtgAAGGGACGGGTCCCTtcaatataaatacttttatgtggttttgacaaatattaatcaattattattcaGCATTAGCTTAGTTTTTATGATGTATGATTTAACCATGACTTATAACAACCTTTTCTGTTAGAAGGTAGAGAATAATTCATGGTTTCTCTAATGAATGCGTAGGCTCGCTCTTCCTGCTAGGTCAGTGTGACTGTGAAAATGGACTTCATCGTGTTCGAAAAACATCTGCAAGCACACACTCTACCCTTGAGAggtttgcgtgtgtgtgattgtaTTGTTTCAGGAAAGTGAGAAAAGGGGAAAATCAGGTGTCAGACGTAACGTCATGTTTTAGTCCGTATTATAGTACATGCCCGTCATATTTGACCGTCTATATGACTAGAAGTCCTGTCTCATGACTCCAGTAGTGTTTAAGAACTTTGTGTTCTAGTTTATCTATTGATAACCAATCATGCGAGCTTGATTTTCCCATGGTTGTTAGTTGACTCTGTTAGCTTAAATACTTCTGCATTTTGGATGTAAGGC of Triplophysa dalaica isolate WHDGS20190420 chromosome 11, ASM1584641v1, whole genome shotgun sequence contains these proteins:
- the LOC130431374 gene encoding butyrophilin-like protein 1 gives rise to the protein MSVQTMFLATSLLVWSKLACAVSFTVKVPTRPIKVVRGATAFLPCEFTPDPDLSKLVVTWQRVEDKRVVHSYYYQQDQLDRQSSDYRKRTELNHKQIEEGNATLAISNFTQEDKGEYLCVVTNNLGSERGVVRLIYVAYYSEPRLSIHLNPNDVTIQYETEGFPKPEVVWQDSGGQNLPDQSNVLSEDKGLFFLRSSYVTKNPAFNITFTLKNPAVYQEMQRHVNFSKDGNTGIHISVVILAIMCVTFMFSTSVLLWLHCSNKQKQLHDMMELPNSNYNCK